A genome region from Streptomyces sp. NBC_01296 includes the following:
- a CDS encoding phospho-sugar mutase produces MQEQDDLITRAQAWLAEDPDPETAEELAKLIEAGDVTELADRFSGTLQFGTAGLRGEIGAGPMRMNRSVVIRAAAGLAAYLKAQGHAGGLVVVGYDARYKSADFARDTAAVMTGAGLRAAVLPRPLPTPVLAYAIRHLGAVAGVEVTASHNPPRDNGYKVYLGDGSQIVSPADTEIAAEIGRVETLASVPRPESGWEDLGDEVLEAYLARTDAVLTPGSPRGVRTVYTAMHGVGKDVVLAAFARAGFPAPVLVAEQAEPDPAFPTVAFPNPEEPGAMDLAFATAARVNPDIVIANDPDADRCAVAVPTADGWRMLRGDEVGALLAAHLVHKGAQGVFAESIVSSSLLGRIAEAAGVGYEETLTGFKWIARVEGLRYGYEEALGYCVDPEGVRDKDGVTAALLVAELASELKEQGRTLTDLLDDLAMEHGLHATDQLSVRVSDLSVIASAMAALRAQPPVSLAGLRVSSAEDLNRGTATLPPTDGLRYYLEGDYKARVIVRPSGTEPKLKCYLEVVVPVADAADLAPARTRGQEILDGIKKDLSAAAGI; encoded by the coding sequence GTGCAGGAACAGGACGACCTGATCACCCGGGCCCAGGCCTGGCTGGCGGAGGACCCGGACCCGGAGACGGCCGAGGAGCTCGCGAAGCTCATCGAGGCCGGGGACGTCACGGAGCTGGCGGACCGGTTCTCCGGCACCCTCCAGTTCGGCACGGCCGGACTGCGCGGCGAGATCGGCGCGGGCCCGATGCGGATGAACCGCTCGGTGGTCATCCGGGCCGCGGCCGGCCTCGCGGCCTACCTGAAGGCCCAGGGCCATGCCGGCGGCCTGGTCGTCGTCGGCTACGACGCGCGGTACAAGTCCGCGGACTTCGCCCGCGACACCGCCGCCGTGATGACCGGCGCGGGCCTGCGCGCGGCCGTCCTGCCCCGCCCGCTGCCGACGCCGGTCCTCGCGTACGCCATACGGCACCTGGGTGCCGTAGCCGGCGTCGAGGTGACCGCGAGCCACAACCCGCCCCGGGACAACGGCTACAAGGTCTACCTCGGCGACGGCTCGCAGATCGTGTCCCCCGCGGACACCGAGATCGCCGCGGAGATCGGGCGCGTGGAGACCCTCGCCTCGGTCCCCCGTCCGGAGTCCGGCTGGGAGGACCTCGGCGACGAGGTCCTGGAGGCCTACCTGGCCCGTACGGACGCCGTCCTGACCCCCGGCTCCCCCCGGGGCGTGCGGACCGTCTACACGGCCATGCACGGCGTCGGCAAGGACGTCGTCCTGGCCGCCTTCGCCCGCGCCGGCTTCCCGGCCCCGGTCCTCGTGGCCGAGCAGGCGGAGCCGGACCCGGCCTTCCCGACGGTGGCCTTCCCGAACCCGGAGGAGCCGGGCGCGATGGACCTGGCCTTCGCGACGGCCGCCCGGGTGAACCCGGACATCGTCATCGCGAACGACCCGGACGCGGACCGCTGCGCGGTGGCCGTCCCCACCGCGGACGGCTGGCGCATGCTCCGCGGCGACGAGGTCGGCGCGCTGCTGGCGGCCCACCTGGTCCACAAGGGCGCGCAGGGCGTCTTCGCGGAGTCGATCGTGTCGTCCTCGCTCCTGGGCCGGATCGCGGAGGCGGCGGGCGTCGGCTACGAGGAGACCCTCACCGGCTTCAAGTGGATCGCCCGCGTCGAGGGCCTGCGCTACGGCTACGAGGAGGCGCTCGGCTACTGCGTGGACCCCGAGGGCGTCCGCGACAAGGACGGCGTCACCGCCGCCCTGCTGGTGGCGGAGCTGGCCTCGGAGCTCAAGGAGCAGGGCCGTACGCTGACCGACCTGCTCGACGACCTGGCGATGGAGCACGGCCTGCACGCCACCGACCAGCTGTCGGTCCGCGTCTCGGACCTGTCGGTCATCGCCTCGGCGATGGCCGCGCTGCGCGCGCAGCCGCCGGTGTCGCTGGCGGGCCTGCGGGTCTCCTCGGCGGAGGACCTGAACCGGGGTACGGCGACGCTGCCGCCCACGGACGGCCTGCGCTACTACCTGGAGGGCGACTACAAGGCCCGGGTGATCGTGCGGCCGTCGGGCACGGAGCCGAAGCTGAAGTGCTACCTGGAGGTCGTGGTCCCGGTGGCGGACGCCGCGGACCTCGCGCCGGCCCGCACCCGCGGCCAGGAGATCCTGGACGGGATCAAGAAGGACCTGTCGGCAGCCGCCGGCATCTGA
- a CDS encoding purine-nucleoside phosphorylase, whose product MNASVTDPFADATAAAARLRELTGAETHDVALVMGSGWAPAAEALGAPEAEFPVTELPGFPPPAVEGHGGKIRSYKIGDKRALLFLGRTHYYEGRGVAAVAHGVRTAVAAGCKTIVLTNGCGGLREGMQPGQPVLISDHLNLTAASPIVGANFVDLTDLYSPRLRAMCKEIDETLEEGVYVQFPGPHYETPAEINMIRVMGADLVGMSTVLEAIAAREAGAEVLGISLVTNLAAGLSGEPLNHEEVLQAGRDSAARMGKLLTQVLARI is encoded by the coding sequence GTGAACGCATCTGTTACCGACCCCTTCGCCGACGCCACCGCCGCAGCCGCCCGCCTGCGTGAGCTGACCGGCGCCGAAACCCACGATGTCGCCCTCGTCATGGGCTCCGGCTGGGCCCCCGCCGCAGAGGCGCTGGGCGCACCCGAGGCCGAGTTCCCCGTCACCGAGCTGCCCGGCTTCCCGCCGCCCGCGGTCGAGGGCCACGGCGGCAAGATCCGCTCGTACAAGATCGGCGACAAGCGTGCGCTGCTCTTCCTCGGCCGGACCCACTACTACGAGGGCCGCGGCGTCGCCGCCGTCGCCCACGGCGTGCGCACCGCCGTCGCCGCCGGCTGCAAGACCATCGTCCTGACCAACGGCTGCGGCGGTCTGCGCGAGGGCATGCAGCCCGGCCAGCCCGTCCTGATCAGCGACCACCTCAACCTGACGGCCGCCTCGCCGATCGTCGGCGCGAACTTCGTGGACCTGACCGACCTGTACTCGCCGCGCCTGCGCGCGATGTGCAAGGAGATCGACGAGACCCTCGAAGAGGGCGTCTACGTCCAGTTCCCCGGCCCGCACTACGAGACCCCGGCCGAGATCAACATGATCCGCGTCATGGGCGCCGACCTGGTCGGCATGTCCACGGTCCTCGAGGCGATCGCCGCCCGCGAGGCCGGCGCCGAGGTGCTCGGCATCTCCCTGGTCACCAACCTGGCGGCGGGCCTGTCCGGCGAGCCGCTGAACCACGAAGAGGTGCTCCAGGCCGGCCGCGACTCGGCCGCGCGCATGGGCAAGCTGCTGACCCAGGTCCTCGCCCGCATCTGA
- a CDS encoding GNAT family N-acetyltransferase translates to MSQSQIRVIRLDGSAAASAEDAFRLVYAEAFAEPPYAESDAEVSAAFRRFRAQTRKSTFLGALATTEDGRPVGMAYGYPLGPQTGWWDQLLEPVPEDMRREDGRRTFGLMELAVRAAWRRQGVARRLHDTLLATVDAERVLLNVHPDSEAAVAAYRAWGYRKVGDAHPWPGAPLHDVMLLDLG, encoded by the coding sequence ATGAGTCAGTCACAGATCCGCGTCATACGGCTCGACGGCTCGGCTGCAGCGAGCGCAGAGGACGCCTTCCGCCTGGTCTACGCCGAGGCGTTCGCCGAACCGCCCTATGCCGAAAGCGACGCGGAGGTATCAGCCGCCTTCCGCCGGTTCCGGGCCCAAACCCGTAAGAGCACTTTCCTCGGAGCGCTGGCGACGACCGAAGACGGTCGGCCGGTCGGCATGGCGTACGGGTACCCCCTCGGCCCCCAAACGGGTTGGTGGGATCAGCTCTTGGAGCCGGTTCCTGAAGACATGCGGCGCGAGGACGGCCGTCGAACCTTCGGTCTGATGGAACTCGCCGTGCGCGCCGCCTGGCGTCGACAGGGCGTCGCCCGCCGCTTGCACGACACCCTGCTCGCCACCGTCGACGCCGAACGGGTCTTGCTCAACGTCCACCCGGACAGCGAAGCGGCCGTGGCCGCCTATCGCGCATGGGGCTACCGCAAGGTGGGTGATGCACACCCGTGGCCCGGCGCACCCCTGCACGACGTGATGCTGCTCGACCTCGGCTGA
- a CDS encoding gamma-glutamylcyclotransferase gives MSLYAAYAGNLDPRLMTRRAPHSPLRGTGWINDWRLTFGGEQMGWEGALATIVEAPRHQVFVALYDIAPLDEDSMDRWEGVGLDIYRRMRIRVHTLDGEEAAWCYVLNGYEGGLPSARYLGEIADAAESAGAPHDYVMELRKRPC, from the coding sequence ATGTCGCTCTACGCCGCGTACGCCGGCAACCTCGACCCGCGGCTGATGACGCGCCGCGCCCCGCATTCGCCGCTGCGCGGCACGGGCTGGATCAACGACTGGCGGCTGACCTTCGGCGGTGAGCAGATGGGGTGGGAGGGCGCCCTCGCCACGATCGTCGAGGCCCCGCGGCACCAGGTGTTCGTCGCGCTGTACGACATCGCACCGCTGGACGAGGACTCCATGGACCGGTGGGAGGGCGTCGGGCTCGACATCTACCGCCGGATGCGGATCCGCGTCCACACGCTGGACGGCGAGGAGGCGGCGTGGTGCTACGTACTGAACGGCTACGAGGGCGGCCTGCCCTCGGCGCGCTACCTCGGTGAGATCGCGGATGCGGCCGAATCGGCGGGCGCACCGCACGACTACGTGATGGAACTGCGCAAGCGCCCCTGCTGA